Proteins encoded by one window of Xenopus tropicalis strain Nigerian chromosome 6, UCB_Xtro_10.0, whole genome shotgun sequence:
- the LOC116411732 gene encoding uncharacterized protein LOC116411732, which translates to MPVYLVFSYLQHFLYSKMLIDAIYAFFNNLYICIIILLAIFTIFGFRHLAILMDSLDIPKNEKKQTSRGRQSKTCKFRMKRISDSKHKQQVDQLELYGTVKDWRELHFFPAEDSFFKVIKRQLYSGIDMAYEQELTMIFGSINLRINVNEFSQNLPCTFRKEELWSRIIQEAFGQNSAQILQHCLPFLMANRFNSHALEIADIASSGEKIEFLPLSREMPIRSVSSGPLEEISSKAKQKKHFRSSYLRFKNTLSSKNQFKTNFTPSCIKKDIFYNAFLYAEIRSAQKQENRITQVTADGTNPPFLPFNGELPIRPVSRGLLEKILDKEMQKKKCTSYLRFHNKPYFKYGLNRNEHNISCYAFLYANIKRAQKEDETWLDRTDDFKRKRSLCVKMIKDSYPKDKNAAAVKDMKNVPTENSTNIFKVRDTTLCSMETYANNDCCSNKSALKKMMKLLEENTTTSKNKIGYAIPSDLACSKQIRVKALTSTTKRSEKIQAENSMNTDNTTEETCTSELKPKMDCSSNTSTVQNMERFPAENSTKKLKNKPKKSKKDHGETTVNTDKPIPADSKSAKNSNESKKNVSEERMFPVIKANRNLAINNTNTLVQVARFFKKIFDPSRK; encoded by the exons ATGCCAGTTTACCTGGTATTCAGCTACCTACAG CACTTTTTATATTCCAAAATGTTAATAGAtgctatttatgcattttttaacaACCTATACATCTGCATCATTATACTGCTGGCTATTTTTACAATCTTTGGCTTCAGACACTTGGCAATCCTTATGGATAGCCTTGATAttccaaaaaatgaaaagaaacaaaCCAGCAGAGGAAGACAATCAAAGACTTGCAAATTCAGGATGAAGCGCATTTCTGATAGCAAACATAAACAGCAAGTCGACCAATTAGAACTGTATGGAACAGTGAAAGATTGGAGAGAACTACATTTTTTTCCAGCAGaagattcattttttaaagtaataaagaGACAGTTATATTCAGGAATTGACATGGCATATGAACAAGAATTGACTATGATTTTTGGCTCAATAAACCTTAGAATTAATGTTAATgaattcagccaaaacttgccatgCACCTTTAGAAAGGAAGAACTATGGTCAAGAATCATACAAGAGGCTTTTGGGCAGAACAGTGCACAAATTTTACAGCACTGCTTGCCTTTCCTTATGGCTAACAGATTTAATAGTCATGCACTTGAAATAGCAGATATTGCTTCTTCAGGTGAGAAAATTGAATTTTTGCCTCTCAGCAGAGAAATGCCGATCAGATCAGTTTCTAGCGGACCTTTGGAGGAAATCTCTTCCAAAGCAAAGCAAAAGAAACACTTCAGATCTAGTTACCTGAGATTTAAAAATACACTTAGCTCCAAAAATCAGTTTAAGACAAATTTCACTCCCTCCTGCATcaaaaaggatattttttataATGCCTTTCTGTATGCTGAAATTAGGAGTGCGCAAAAGCAAGAGAATCGGATAACACAGGTAACTGCAGATGGGACAAATCCTCCATTTTTGCCTTTCAATGGGGAACTGCCCATCAGACCTGTTTCTAGAGGACTTTTGGAGAAAATACTGGacaaagaaatgcaaaagaaaaaatgtacaaGTTATTTGAGGTTTCACAATAAGCCTTACTTCAAATATGGTCTTAACAGAAATGAGCATAACATTTCCTGTTATGCCTTTCTATATGCTAACATAAAGAGAGCACAGAAAGAAGATGAAACCTGGTTGGACAGGACAGATGACTTCAAGAGAAAACGATCACTTTGTGTGAAAATGATAAAAGATTCTTATCCTAAGGATAAGAATGCAGCTGCAGTAAAAGATATGAAAAATGTACCTACAGAAAACAgtacaaatattttcaaagtaaGAGACACTACTTTGTGTAGCATGGAAACATATGCTAACAATGATTGCTGCTCAAATAAGTCTGCACTTAAAAAAATGATGAAGTTACTTGAAGAAAACACTACAACATCGAAGAACAAAATAGGATATGCTATTCCTAGTGACTTAGCATGTTCCAAACAGATCAGGGTTAAAGCTCTGACATCTACTACAAAGAGAAGTGAAAAGATACAAGCAGAAAACAGTATGAACACAGACAATACAACTGAGGAAACCTGCACTTCTGAACTAAAACCTAAAATGGACTGTAGTTCAAATACGTCTACAGTACAAAATATGGAAAGGTTCCCAGCAGAAAACTCTACAAAGAAATTGAAGAATAAACCTAAAAAGTCTAAAAAAGATCATGGGGAAACAACAGTAAATACTGACAAACCAATACCAGCAGACAGCAAATCTGCCAAAAATTCTAatgaatcaaagaaaaatgtcagTGAAGAAAGGATGTTTCCAGTAATAAAGGCCAACAGGAACCTTGCAATTAACAACACCAACACATTAGTCCAAGTTGCacggttttttaaaaaaatctttgatcCAAGCAGGAAATAA
- the enkur gene encoding enkurin codes for MKEMYPTESIYNLIPQEEVKASKQPRYVSMFRESVKVETKKDKAAHKTMGPAKVDPPLPGDFLQKHTKELMLAQKSASIDPFEKVPRCLDEERRRPPVPHHTEHPVMGVHSNKDFIQTNVAEAVMAVPKKPQPIFVDTKKGDKHVLETSGLVPKYLKKKDYGETPEYIVKRNEEVKRAQEEYDAYVKERLRMGAMKQLSDEERQSVLEGLKKNWDKLHHDYQGLSVVIDTPPKKAHKERLEAEMKQLEKDIDRLERHKIIYIANN; via the exons ATGAAGGAGATGTATCCCACTGAAAGTATATATAACCTTATCCCTCAGGAAGAGGTGAAGGCATCCAAGCAGCCCAG ATATGTATCAATGTTCCGGGAATCTGTCAAGGTTGAAACTAAAAAGGACAAAGCTGCCCACAAAACCATGGGACCAGCAAAGGTAGACCCACCGTTGCCTGGAGATTTCCTGCAAAAACATACAAAAGAGTTGATGTTGGCTCAAA AAAGTGCTTCCATTGATCCCTTTGAGAAAGTCCCAAGGTGTCTAGATGAAGAGAGGAGGCGCCCCCCAGTTCCCCACCATACAGAGCACCCAGTCATGGGAGTACATTCCAATAAGGATTTCATCCAGACCAACGTAGCAGAAGCTGTCATGGCTGTGCCGAAGAAGCCGCAACCCATATTTGTTGACACTAAAAAAGGAGATAAGCATGTGCTTGAAACATCTGGGCTTGTTCCTAAATACTTGAAAAAAAAG GATTACGGTGAAACTCCAGAATACATAGTAAAGCGGAATGAAGAAGTAAAAAGAGCCCAGGAAGAATATGATGCTTATGTAAAAGAGAGACTCAGGATGGGAGCCATGAAGCAACTGTCTGATGAAGAAAGGCAAAGTGTCCTAGAG GGACTGAAGAAAAATTGGGACAAACTACACCATGATTATCAAGGACTGTCAGTTGTGATTGATACACCACCAAAGAAGGCTCACAAAGAAAGGCTGGAAGCTGAGATGAAACAGTTAGAAAAAGACATTGATCGACTGGAAAGGCACAAAATAatctacatagcaaataattaa